A section of the Drosophila subobscura isolate 14011-0131.10 chromosome A, UCBerk_Dsub_1.0, whole genome shotgun sequence genome encodes:
- the LOC117891264 gene encoding pneumococcal serine-rich repeat protein isoform X10, whose amino-acid sequence MATLSGLSKSLKWTRSNQRWMKLRTTVQISSAIQKKPPLKREDSFLKRFSTRQIPETQETVEDTGSESASGDVDKSVKRRRRYLQKRRSVVNPDENFYFYWLMMVTVCVLYNLWTLIVRQSFPELQQSVPTFWLICDSMTDVVFILDIIVQLRTGYLEQGLMVYDDRKLACHYVHSRDFIFDMIALIPLDLLQLKMGTHPLLRFTRFFKVYRSVRFYYIVESRTVWPNLWRVVNLIHILLILAHWFGCFYFLLSEAEGFQGDWVYPYRPGDYATLTRKYLGSLYWSTLTLTTIGDLPTPETNAEPNFSVDGPRSIPRRGIKSRLLQFGSSYGYIFTIVSYLIGVFIFATIVGQVGNVITNRNANRLEFERLLDGAKTYMRHHKVPGGMKRRVLRWYDYSWSRGRIQGGGDINTALGLLPDKLKTELALHVNLSVLKKVTIFQECQPEFLHDLVLKMKAYIFTPGDSICRKGEVAREMFIIADGILEVLSETGKVLTTMKAGDFFGEIGILNLDGLNKRTADVRSVGYSELFSLSREDVLAAMKDYPDAQEILQTLGRKRLMEVRCVNKKYAKAALEKENAAYAAAHPHHHQAHHQGQVHQSDSSENSASKKIVDKLKHDVKGFRNVLKKSRTSRKSDESLEMQPLHNTSPRGSKIMLKRMSRVRSDEKDADTAEAKDELHDKTPSPIGAGLPLLQRLRLLKEKQDREERAVKSTPPQKSPPHSHVTCTLSPQESIQEEPEREFNEGFPLIQRLQQLKIKNEPQAIAGPDSGLVMVKTPPSISSKIDFGGATSTAAGLGTGIPSGSQLLTVAQIKPMMKVSFKQKIQQMQGGGTSGSSPGPSTGAIAKKEPPKSLPLIAKHATALSLPPAILGEEAATGGVGLGLGMGSGGGVGPGQALAIATISKKVTKPSYKLNTPMQSDTDTDGTPISKPWSKLKLATLMSSSYTSLTNCSPDDLATPLKNYSLSNIPQQMEATAQAQSQSLSRPRHHSARSSSRSPRHAHGHGHGHDSTTSNTSSSASQASTKRECLRLQKPEQQLPDGELAEPRRKFYQSVFDLSPEYNGLPFVKRLKILNERQKLAELEKALQTRSFSLDCSKSDQGANLPITESLYRCYSDTSGIYSQFLSAYESTTSSTSISTNTSASASASASASASDTGNSRHGQMQYVPLPLSPESNETVERRKLKSILKKLQKGGGNGNGNGSGGVDAQDEATATATTHAHASSRGLLAEPTLEGYVARHSKLLKSVTFHSTLSSPPASAKEEGQFAAFGGATGVAHSHAIAISPSNGNANGKANGNGNGNGKSSSNASGNGRGSAPFTSNPTYPFPIAVPLPLPATETRIWSPTLTLNSPQESFALELQSQSKSQAQPQLQFPPPPAAEGSDGSAFGATASSSLSSSLSAAAAGAAAASTSYVVECSSSSVSSKSNQIHSQNTEFHAQSTTSTDLNLNLQLRQNTTTSNTNNVLAGGSQGLRPEGFPEAQDYFNQILSGINHVIKTHMNEMHSKFETQFSSMAGEVHRRDAIIAQLQLKLRSIEQKSSSAASSSAAVPSSALAIARRQKREKLSQLSVDDDEPAEEDNSSSGSSAELLFMRGDSLDTVFTSSPPIQGGRRSISPHPGPSRHHAASANALNCPSSYYSGPGTLSSRHAQSHPSFYTGQGNGRSSSRGYREWSGAAGDGRFSGADGSGPSGVVVSDVTGNLTRLSDSVILDIGESSSSSSSSSKLNIAEEEDDEDEEEAEAEAEAEADEELTASGPGNNDWEVRMLAAEMERQERKRGHSLSDNLGDLKHCSTFLRRRRKFSDTETEFSETDMDEQLARGSGSGSGHGPSTGPVGGVTGEAPAAGTGSTSSGSGTQSGSQRPRASSLDQFNLRYGIGRGIFKAMSIDRDKDKL is encoded by the exons ATGGCGACCTTGAGCGGCTTGAGCAAAAGTTTAAAGTG GACACGATCGAACCAACGCTGGATGAAGCTGCGCACCACCGTGCAAATCTCGTCGGCGATACAGAAAAAACCACCGCTCAAGCGAGAAGACTCCTTCCTGAAGCGTTTCTCGACTAGACAGATACCCGAAACACAG GAAACTGTTGAAGATACGGGTTCAGAAAGTGCCTCTGGTGACGTCGACAAAAGTGTTAAACGAAGACGACGCTATCTGCAGAAACGACGATCCGTTGTTAATCCAGATGAaaatttttacttttattggcTAATGATGGTAACTGTATGTGTTCTATATAATCTATGGACCCTTATTGTGAGGCAGAGCTTTCCTGAACTGCAG CAATCTGTGCCTACCTTTTGGCTTATCTGCGATTCGATGACAGATGTTGTATTTATCTTAGATATAATAGTTCAATTACGCACAGGCTATCTCGAGCAGGGCCTAATG GTATATGATGACAGGAAGCTGGCCTGCCACTACGTTCACTCGCGTGATTTCATCTTCGATATGATTGCGCTGATACCATTGGATCTGTTGCAGCTCAAGATGGGCACCCATCCGCTTTTGCGTTTTACGCGCTTTTTTAAA GTTTATCGATCTGTGAGATTTTATTACATCGTAGAGAGTAGAACAGTTTGGCCAAATTTATGGCGCGTTGTTAACCTAATTCATATCCTGTTAATATTGGCACATTGGTTTGGTTGCTTCTATTTTTTACTCTCCGAAGCGGAGGGTTTCCAG GGTGATTGGGTGTATCCCTACAGGCCGGGTGACTATGCCACCCTAACGCGCAAGTATCTGGGCAGCCTCTACTGGTCCACCCTGACGCTGACCACCATCGGGGACCTGCCAACGCCCGAGACGAATGCAGA aCCGAACTTTTCGGTGGACGGCCCAAGATCAATACCTAGACGTGGCATTAAATCACGACTGCTACAGTTTGGCTCTAGCTATGG ATATATTTTTACGATCGTTAGTTATTTGATTGGTGTTTTTATCTTTGCGACAATTGTTGGACAAGTGGGCAATGTGATAACGAATCGGAATGCGAATCGACTGGAGTTTGAGCGTCTTCTGGATGGGGCCAAGACCTACATGAGGCATCACAAG GTGCCGGGTGGGATGAAGCGTCGCGTGCTGCGATGGTACGACTATAGCTGGTCGCGGGGGCGGATACAGGGTGGCGGGGACATCAACACAGCTTTGGGTCTGCTGCCCGACAAGCTGAAAACCGAATTGGCCTTACACGTGAACCTAAGTGTGCTCAAGAAGGTGACCATATTCCAAGAGTGCCAGCCGGAGTTTCTGCACGATCTTGTGCTCAAAATGAAGGCCTACATCTTTACGCCGGGTGACTCCATTTGCCGCAAGGGCGAGGTGGCACGCGAGATGTTCATCATTGCGGATGGCATACTGGAGGTGCTAAGCGAGACGGGCAAAGTGCTGACAACCATGAAGGCTGGCGATTTTTTCGGCGAAATCGGCATCCTTAATCTGGACGGGCTGAACAA GCGCACTGCGGACGTTCGTTCCGTGGGCTACTCGGAGCTCTTTTCGCTTTCGCGGGAGGatgtgctggctgccatgaaGGACTATCCGGATGCGCAGGAGATCCTGCAGACGCTCGGCCGCAAGCGGCTCATGGAGGTGCGTTGCGTGAACAAAAAGTATGCGAAGGCGGCACTCGAGAAGGAGAACGCGGCCTATGCGGCGGCCCATCCGCACCACCATCAGGCCCATCACCAGGGACAGGTGCACCAGAGCGATAGCAGCGAGAATAGTGCATCCAAGAAGATTGTGGATAAGCTGAAGCACGATGTGAAGGGCTTTCGTAATGTGCTGAAGAAGTCCAG AACCTCCCGCAAGAGCGACGAATCGCTGGAGATGCAGCCGCTGCACAACACTTCGCCACGCGGCAGTAAGATCATGCTGAAGCGCATGTCCCGCGTGCGCTCCGACGAGAAGGATGCAGACACAGCTGAGGCCAAGGATGAGCTGCACGACAAGACACCCAGTCCGATTGGGGCCGGGCTCCCATTGCTGCAGCGCTTGCGGCTGCTCAAGGAGAAGCAG GATCGCGAAGAGCGAGCTGTTAAGTCCACACCACCACAGAAATCTCCACCTCACTCACATGTAACGTGTACGTTATCGCCGCAGGAATCGATACAGGAAGAGCCCGAACGAGAGTTCAACGAGGGCTTTCCCCTGATCCAGCGATTGcagcaattgaaaattaagaACGAGCCGCAAGCGATCGCCGGTCCTGATTCCGGCCTCGTAATG GTCAAGACGCCTCCtagcatcagcagcaagaTTGACTTCGGAGGAGCGACTTCCACCGCAGCAGGATTGGGAACAGGAATTCCCTCGGGCAGTCAGCTGCTGACTGTGGCACAGATAAAGCCCATGATGAAGGTCTCGTTCAAGCAGAAGATCCAGCAGATGCAGGGCGGTGGGACAAGTGGATCCTCGCCTGGTCCCAGTACCGGAGCGATAGCCAAGAAGGAACCGCCCAAGTCGCTGCCTCTGATTGCCAAGCATGCCACAGCGTTGTCCCTACCACCAGCGATCTTGGGCGAGGAAGCAGCAACGGGGGgagtgggattgggattgggaatgggatCGGGTGGGGGAGTAGGACCTGGCCAAGCCCTAGCCATAGCCACGATATCGAAAAAGGTGACCAAACCGTCGTACAAGCTCAACACGCCAATGCAATCCGACACGGACACCGACGGCACGCCCATTTCCAAGCCCTGGTCCAAGCTGAAGCTGGCGACTCTCATGTCCTCCAGCTACACCAGCCTCACCAACTGCTCGCCGGATGACCTGGCCACGCCCCTGAAGAACTACTCGCTCAGCAACATACCCCAGCAGATGGAGGCCACCGcccaggcccagtcccagtccctgtcccgtCCGCGTCACCACAGTGCCAGGAGCAGCTCCAGATCGCCCAGACACGCCCATGGTCATGGCCACGGGCACGactccaccaccagcaacacGAGCTCTTCCGCCAGCCAGGCGAGCACCAAGCGGGAATGCCTGCGCCTACAGAAgcccgagcagcagctgccggaTGGAGAGCTGGCCGAGCCGCGGCGAAAGTTCTACCAGAGCGTTTTCGACCTGTCGCCGGAGTACAATGGATTGCCGTTTGTCAAGCGGCTGAAGATCCTCAACGAGCGCCAGAAACTGGCCGAGCTGGAGAAGGCCCTGCAGACCAGAAGTTTTAGCCTGGACTGCTCCAAGTCTGACCAGGGAGCGAATCTGCCCATCACGGAATCGCTCTACCGATGCTACAGCGACACCTCCGGTATCTACTCACAGTTTCTCAGTGCCTACGAGTCCACCACCAGTTCAACATCGATATCCACCAATACATCTGCCTCTGCATCGGCATCGGCCTCTGCATCAGCATCGGACACCGGCAACTCCCGCCACGGACAGATGCAATATGTGCCGCTGCCCCTCAGCCCGGAATCGAATGAAACCGTCGAACGTCGCAAGCTGAAGAGCATACTcaagaagctgcagaagggcggtggcaacggcaacggcaatggaaGCGGCGGAGTTGATGCCCAAGACGAGGCgactgccacagccacgacGCACGCACACGCGTCGTCGAGGGGGCTGCTGGCGGAGCCGACCTTGGAAGGGTACGTGGCTAGGCACAGTAAGCTCTTGAAGAGTGTAACCTTCCATTCAACTCTTTCCAGCCCGCCCGCCAGTGCCAAAGAGGAAGGTCAGTTCGCTGCCTTTGGCGGCGCTACCGGCGTGGCCCATTCGCACGCGATCGCGATTAGTCCGAGTAACGGTAACGCTAACGGTAAAGctaacggtaacggtaacggtaacggtaaAAGCTCGTCCAATGCTAGCGGTAACGGTAGGGGTAGCGCACCTTTCACTTCCAATCCAACGTATCCGTTTCCGATCGCggttccacttccacttccggCTACGGAGACACGCATCTGGTCGCCGACGTTGACACTGAATTCGCCTCAAGAGAGTTTCGCGCTCGAGCTGCAGTCTCAGAGTAAATCTCAGGcgcagccccagctccagtttCCGCCTCCACCTGCAGCTGAGGGCAGTGATGGCAGCGCCTTTGGAGCAACggcttcatcatcattatcatcatccttatcagcagcagcagctggagcagcagcagcatcgaccTCATATGTTGTCGAATGCTCATCGTCGTCGGTGTCATCGAAATCGAATCAGATACACTCACAGAATACCGAATTTCATGCTCAATCCACAACATCCACagatttgaatttgaatttgcagCTCAGACAGAACACCACCACCTCGAACACAAACAATgtgctggctggtggcagccAGGGGCTTCGGCCCGAAG GATTTCCAGAAGCGCAAGACTACTTCAATCAGATACTCAGCGGCATCAATCACGTGATCAAGACGCACATGAACGAGATGCACTCGAAATTCGAGACGCAATTCTCGAGCATGGCCGGGGAGGTGCACCGTCGCGATGCCATCAttgcccagctccagctgaaGCTGCGATCCATCGAGCAGAAGTCTTCTTCAGCAGCCTCATCCTCGGCTGCAGTCCCATCCTCAGCCCTGGCCATAGCCCGCCGGCAGAAGCGGGAGAAGCTCTCACAGCTCTCGGTGGACGATGATGAGCCAGCGGAGGAGGACAACAGTAGTTCGGGCTCCTCCGCAGAGCTTCTCTTTATG CGCGGCGACTCTCTGGACACGGTGTTTACCTCTTCGCCACCCATTCAGGGCGGGCGACGCAGTATATCGCCTCACCCAGGTCCGAGTCGGCATCATGCCGCTTCGGCCAACGCTCTCAACTGTCCCAGCAGCTACTACAGCGGGCCGGGCACGCTGAGTTCACGGCATGCGCAAAGCCATCCAAGCTTCTATACGGGGCAGGGGAAtggacgcagcagcagcaggggatatcgcgagtggagtggagccgCTGGCGATGGCAGGTTCAGTGGGGCGGACGGTAGCGGGCCCAGTGGCGTGGTGGTGTCGGACGTGACGGGCAACCTCACACGGCTCTCGGATAGCGTGATCCTGGACATTGGTGAGagctccagctcgagctcCTCGTCGAGTAAGCTGAACATTGCGGAAgaggaggacgacgaggatgaagaggaagcggaagcggaagcagAGGCCGAGGCGGATGAAGAACTCACCGCCAGTGGGCCCGGCAATAACGATTGGGAGGTGCGAATGCTGGCCGCCGAGATGGAGCGGCAGGAGCGTAAGCGCGGACACTCCCTATCCGACAATCTTGGCGATCTGAAGCACTGCAGCACGTTTCTGCGGCGCCGCCGCAAATTCAGTGACACCGAAACGGAGTTCAGTGAAACGGACATGGACGAGCAGTTGGCCCGAGGCTCAGGCTCCGGCTCAGGCCACGGCCCCAGCACCGGCCCCGTTGGTGGCGTAACTGGTGAGGCGCCTGCAGCAGGAACTGGGTCCAcatccagcggcagcggcacccaaagtggcagccagcggcCGAGGGCTTCCAGTCTGGACCAGTTCAACCTGCGCTACGGCATCGGGCGTGGCATCTTTAAAGCAATGAGCATCGATCGTGATAAAGACAAGCTTTGA